The DNA segment ACACAGCTGGTAATGCTCTGGGCGCGATGGATTCCTATCTGCTCGACTGAGATGGCATCCTGCCGagatatatcccctccgagaaggaTACACACGAGTCCTTCAAGGTGGTGATTCCATGCACGTTGAGAGGGGCACAAAAGAGGCACAGCAAGAATTTCGTATCCTGCGCCGTCGGAGTAGTGTATGAAATTCCGCTGACGTGTGGAAGGGTCTATATTGGCCAGACGTGTCactgcattaacgacagggcacggAAGCATGAGAAATCGCTAGAAAATGGAGGCGGGTCGAATTTGCCTCCTCATTGTAAAGAATGCAAGTGTAAGCCAAAGCTTAACgaaataaggattctgggcaggagtcgcgatcaggaGGCACGCAACATTCTTGAggcttttatgattaaaaagaagggaagcaCTTGTGTTAGCGACTTTTCGAtattcctccgtagaaatgaagtttcattTCTTCATAGTTTTTTGTGGCATCAGGTTCAGTGCGACTGTTCagccctccttttcttttttagaattttttttattgggtttatctttttagtgtttgttgcttttcggtttctgactgcttttgcttcatttgCTTGACTCTGCTTTTGCAACGATTGTTATTTATTAGTTTTTTACTATCTAACTGGTTTTGCTTCTCACGTATGACTCTGCTATTGCTATGATTgtgtgacactgcttttgctaagagatggccccctCCTTTTAGTTTAATTCCTTTTTTCAGAATCTGTTACTTTTTTCTGCAGGGGTTAAATTTTCTTAGTTTTCCTGATGTTGATGCTttttttccacgtgctgggttcggagcgataatgcgatgtcacattcttgagctgaatgtttaaatgtgccacctttccgcgcaataaacagttggtagttgTATCAGATATGGCTATCAAGCAAGCGGCCTGATAGCGTGCCAacgccccttcttcctttccctttCCCTCGCTGCAGTCGCAGCTATAAATCTATGCGTAATAAAGGACCAGGCGTCTTTTCTGGCCTAGCTACTGATGTGTCGCGTCTCTGCATGAAGCGatcgatacatggtgtcagaagtggctcGGTGTGTCCAGCTGGATTTTTCAAGCAGCCGAAGCAATGGACATCGTGAAACCGCCGGGACCACTTCAGTTGACTGGGAATGTCAGAAGAAACTGGCTAATATTCAAGCAGAAGCTGCAACTGTTCCTGACAGCGACGTCGACCGCCACCCCAAGGTCAGCAGCGGTCAAAGCAGCGATCCTTCTAAGTGCTGCCGGCGACGAGGCACTGGACATCTACAACTTCAGCTATGCGAAAGATGAGTCCAAAGATGATTACGACACACTGCTCAAGAAATTTGGCACTTACTTcgacgaaaaagaaaacgaagtctACGAGAGGCACGTATTTCGTATGCGGGTGCAAGGTGAGTCCGAGCCATTTGAGCCCTTTGCACGAGACCTTAGAACGCAAGCTAAGCTCTGCAATTTTGGTGGCCTTGAAGTATCCATGGTACGAGACCAGATTGTTTTCGGCACTAATAGTACCCCGCTCAGAGAAAAAATGCTACGAGATAAGAGTCTCACAATGCAGAAAGCAGAACAGATGTGTAAGGCAGCGGAGATTGCCGCGCAGCAAAATGCTACCTGGTCCAAAGGCGACGTCCACGTTGACTACGCCGTAAGAAACCAGCCTGGTAAAGAAAGGCGGATTCGATGTAAGCAGTGCAACCAGGCGCACGCGCCGCGAAAATGTCCAGCTTACGGGAAGCGCTGCTACACTTGCAACAGAATGAATCATTTCTCGTTGTGCTGCAGAAGTCGCCAAGTCAACCAAATACAGGAAGAGGTAGAAAGCGATGAAAACTTCCAGGTTTTGGACATCAGCATATGTGGTGTCAACAGGCAAGCAGGGCTAGATTGGACAATGCAAGGCCAGATTGCCGGATGCGTCATCAGTTTCAAAGTTGACACGGGCTCCCAGGCAAACCTTCTTCCCCTCAGCAGCTTTCGACGCATCTGCAGTACAACGCCCCTGCGCAAGAGTACAGCGGTTCTTACTGCCTACAATGGCAGCGTTATCAAGCACGTGGGTGTCGCCACAGCATCACTGCTCTTGAACAAAGCCAAGCACGACACGGATTTTTTTATCGTGAAAAAGGGCCGACAAGCAATCCTTGGCTTTAACACGTGCCTGCAATTTAGCCTCATCCCAACAGTTGTCGATGCCGTTAACAAGCAAAATGGGCATGAAACACCAGAGCAAACGGCCTCGCACCTTTTCAGTGGAACCGGCTGCGTCAAACGACACTACAAGATGGTCCTGTGGCCCGGTGCAGTTCCAGTGGTACAACCAGCTAGGAGGGTACCCTTCTCACTAAGAGAACCACTACGTGAAGAGCTCAACCGCATGGAGAAGGCGTCTATCATCAAAAGGGTAGACGAGCCCACCGAATGGGTAAGTCCCTTGGTCATAGTTCGCAAAAAGAATGGAAGCCTCCGGGTGTGCATGGACCCAAGAGAAATTAACAAGCACATCATGCGTGAGCACTACCCTATGCCCGGACGTGAAGACATTGAGTGCGAATTGTCAGGGGCGCGACTGTTTTCCCGCCTTGACGCCAACTCCGGATTCCACCAGATACCGTTAGATGAAGCCACGTCGCGGATATGCACGTTTGCGACTCCGTTCGGCCGCTACCGATTCCTTCGGCTCCCTTTCGGTATTTCGTCTGCTAGTGAGGTCTTCCAGAAGACGCTCACAGAGATCTTCGACGGCCTGCCAGGGGTTCATGTATACGTTGACGACGTGCTAATCTgtggcaacagcaagcagcagcatgatgAGCGCTTGCGAGCAGCACTGAGAAGGGCAGATGAAGCTGGTCTTACAGTTCAACCGTGAGAAGTGTGCCTTCGGTGTGAAGAAAATAACATTTCTTGGAGACGTCATCAGTGAACATGGCATACTGCCGAGTTCTGATCTAATTTCAAGCATTCAGGCTATGCCACAGCCGAATGACAAAAATGCAGTACGCAGGATGCTTGGAGTCGTTAACTATTTCCGCAAGTACGTGCCTCGACTGAGCGATAAAACGTCCCTACTTCGCAGTTGGTGAAGGAGAACGTCGTTTTTGACTGGAGTTCGGCTCATGAGCGTGAGTGGAAAGAGGTCTGCGAAGCATTAACAACGCCTCCTGTGCTGGCCTTCTTCGATGCGAAGAAAGAAACCAAAATTTCGGCTGACACATCCGGGCTAGGGTTAGGCGCAGCATTGTTGCAGAAGCATGGCAGTGAGTGGCGCCCAGTCATGTACGCTTCGCGAGCGCTCACCGACAGCAAAACACGGTACTCGCAAATCGAGAAAGAAACCCTGGGCATTGTTTTCGCATGCGAAAAGTTTCACCAGCTGGTATATGGCCGCAGGATTGTCATTGAAACGGATCACAGACCTTTGCTGGCAATCGCGAAAAAGGCAATCGGAGATATGCCACCAAGGCTGCAACGTTTCTTTATTCGTCTTCTTCGTTACGACTATGAACTGCAGTTTATTCCTGGCAAGGACCTGCTGTTGGCGGACATGCTGTCCCGTGCTCCTGCCCTTCGTGCCGTCCTGGAGTCAACCGAAGACGTCGACGTTCATGCTGTACAGGTCCTCTCAAGCATAGTAAGCACACCAACAAAACGGCGCCTGCAAAGTGAGACTTTAGCGGATCCATACTTGAGCAAAGTCTTGGAGCAGGTGGCACAAGGAACTAAGATTGAAGGAGAGTTAAAGCCATTTGCAGCAGAACTATCGGAAATTGATGGAATACTGCTGAAAGGATGCAAAATTGTCTTACCGAGGACAATGAGAGTGGAGATGCTGCAGAAGTTGCACGCGGGACATCTTGGGCTGAATAAAAGTAAAGCCAGAGCTCGGGGCCTGATCTTCTGGCCAGGAATGGGCAGTGCCATTGAAACGCTCATTCGCAAATGCAGCGCATGCCAAAAGTACGCCTACAAGCAAGCATCTGAGCCTTTTATTTTGTGGCCAACACCCAAGGTGCCATGGCACCGGGTGGGAATCGACCTTTTTCATTTCGCTGGTGACATGTACGTAGTGGTGTTTGATGCGCATTCAAACTTTCCAGACGTTGAGAAACTCGCCGTCACCACGGCGCGCGAAGTCGTTACGAAGGTTGCGACTATTTTTGCGCGGTACGGAATTCCTGCCCAAGTGTGTACCGACAACGGACCTCAGTTTGCTTCCCAAGAGTTCGCGGAGTTTGCACGGCGCTATGACTTTGTCCATATTACTTCGAGCCCTGAATTTCCGCGGTCGAATGGTCTGGCCGAGAAAGGAGTACAAATAGTGAAGCGCATTATGAAGAAAACTGCAGAGGCTCGTGACGACTTCTGGATGGGTCTTTTATCCTATCGCGCGTCCCCATTAGAGAACGGACAATCACCGGGAGAACTGTTGCAGGGTCGTCGGCTGCGCACTACTCTGCCTGAATGCAGCATCGAAAAGGAGCGCCCGGTAGTCAAGCACCGCCAGTCGTCCAAGGGCAAACTACTGCCTCCACTGCAGCAAGGAGACACGGTGCGGGTTCGTGACGGCCGCCAATGGTCGCGCAAAGCGATGGTTCTCCAGAAGGTGGCTCCACGATCGCACATCGTGAGAACGGACAACGACCGTCTTCTAAGGCGGAATAGGCAACATTTGCTGCGAACCCAAGAGCACTACAACGTCACcgatgacagcgacgacgagGCGGACATCCACTCTGAGCCTAGCAGAACCTCAAGTCCTGGTACCGCCGATGGTCAAGGTGAGCCACGTGATGGACTTGCCACAAGCACTCAGCTCACAGCATCAAGTGCAGCTACTGGATCAAGCATGCCAGCCATTCCACGCTGGACAACCCGGCCACGCCTGGAACCTAAACGGCTGACTTATGATCACGAGTTTCGGCAAATTTCTTAGAGCATTGTCAAAACTGATCTTTTCACAGAGGAAAGAAGATGTATCAGATATGGCTAT comes from the Amblyomma americanum isolate KBUSLIRL-KWMA chromosome 1, ASM5285725v1, whole genome shotgun sequence genome and includes:
- the LOC144113381 gene encoding uncharacterized protein LOC144113381, whose product is MDIVKPPGPLQLTGNVRRNWLIFKQKLQLFLTATSTATPRSAAVKAAILLSAAGDEALDIYNFSYAKDESKDDYDTLLKKFGTYFDEKENEVYERHVFRMRVQVPVVQPARRVPFSLREPLREELNRMEKASIIKRVDEPTEWFIPGKDLLLADMLSRAPALRAVLESTEDVDVHAVQVLSSIGRRLRTTLPECSIEKERPVVKHRQSSKGKLLPPLQQGDTVRVRDGRQWSRKAMVLQKVAPRSHIVRTDNDRLLRRNRQHLLRTQEHYNVTDDSDDEADIHSEPSRTSSPGTADGQGEPRDGLATSTQLTASSAATGSSMPAIPRWTTRPRLEPKRLTYDHEFRQIS